The sequence GTAGCTCTAAAAATTTGAACTCTCATTCAAGATTTGTGTGCACGGTAGCTTGCTCAGGGGGACCACAGGGGATCGTGATTTCGCGTAGCTTCACACTGAATTGCTATAAGTCCTATGTCATACCAATTTGAATTGGCTTCGCTGCACATGATTCCGTAAGGGCGTTTCGCGAAACGCCCCTACCCAGTGATCGGCCACAATCAAACATTAAATCGGTATAAAGAGAGATCAACGAAAAGGCTTACGTCTCAATTCTCAACCCTATTCTCTTTTCTTTTTTCTCTCTTCCTTTTTCTTTTTTTCCTTTCTTTTTTCCTTCTTCCCTGTTCTCACTGGCTCGCTCGAATCTGCTCATTGGCTTCAGTTTGCGCCTTTAGCATGGCTTGATCGAGGGGTTGTTCCCCCAACATCGCACTGATGAACTGGTTATCGAAGTTGTTCATGATGCTGGCGGGATACAGCCCGGCTTGCCAGGGAATAGCGTAGGGAACTCCAGCGACGAGTGCGGCTCTGAGGCGATCGCGATCGTACTGCAACACTTGAGCGACCGACTTGCGAGACGGCAGGGCAAATCCAGTCCCCGTCCATTTCTCCATGCCTTGTTTGCCCGTCAGGTAAGAGATCAGTTCCCATGCCTCGGCTTTGTGTTGGGTCTGCTGACTCATGACATAGGCAACGGTGAAAACCATGGTTCCTGATTTGCCATTCATCGTGGGTAACTCAGCCGTAGCAAACTTCAGATCAGGGAAAGTGTCTGTCAGATAAGGGATTGCCCAATTGCCCTCAAACACCATTGCCACTTTTTGTTGCCCAAACATTTCACTGCCCGACTGGGTGCCCACGTCTGTCTTTTGCGCCGAGGTGCGATCGCCCCGATACTGATCCACCACCAACTGCAATCCAGCAAGAGCTTCAGGAGAGGCGAAGGTAGCGTACCCTCGCTCATCCACCAATTGCCCCCCAAAAGCCTGAATTGCAAAGACTTGACGCGGTAATTCTGGGATCACACCAAAGCCGTATTGGTCGGGTCTACCGTCCTGGTTGCGATCAACCGTCAACGGCTTGGAGTAGGCTTGCAGTTCCTCCCAGGTTTGAGGAGGGCGAGTCAACCCAGCCTCAGCAAAAGCTTCCGTGTTATAAAACAGTGCCAGGGTGGAATAGTCCTTGGGCAACCCATAGATGCGTCCCTCGTAGGTAAAGGGTTCCAGCAAGGTTTCCTCAAAGTCCGCCAGGTCAAAGTCGGGCGTGATGTGAGGATCGAGCGGTTCCAACACACCCTGACTCATAAGAAATGGAGCCTCTAACGCATCCAGATAAAACACATCTGGAGCCGCATCGCCAAT is a genomic window of Oscillatoria sp. FACHB-1407 containing:
- a CDS encoding ABC transporter substrate-binding protein — translated: MKRQWRRWVVLMVAVAIAIVACQQPIPTGTATNPVVLKMSGWGASPAEQTLLNQVLRDFEAEHPHIRVRFEQIADQYMDVLKTRLIGDAAPDVFYLDALEAPFLMSQGVLEPLDPHITPDFDLADFEETLLEPFTYEGRIYGLPKDYSTLALFYNTEAFAEAGLTRPPQTWEELQAYSKPLTVDRNQDGRPDQYGFGVIPELPRQVFAIQAFGGQLVDERGYATFASPEALAGLQLVVDQYRGDRTSAQKTDVGTQSGSEMFGQQKVAMVFEGNWAIPYLTDTFPDLKFATAELPTMNGKSGTMVFTVAYVMSQQTQHKAEAWELISYLTGKQGMEKWTGTGFALPSRKSVAQVLQYDRDRLRAALVAGVPYAIPWQAGLYPASIMNNFDNQFISAMLGEQPLDQAMLKAQTEANEQIRASQ